Proteins encoded together in one bacterium window:
- the frr gene encoding ribosome recycling factor — MEEIAFLEGDSKSVENLVKQEMDKPLKHFEKELTSIRTGRASTKLIEDLKVESYGQYMSLKDIATLAAPDSRLLTIQPWDSSNMSAIEKALSASDLGVQPANDGSIIRIQLPQMSSARRDELVKLLGKKTEECRIGIRNVRKDFHNEIRDAEKKKIISEDFAKRLSTLLQKITDDFIGKTDATHDKKAAELKSL; from the coding sequence ATGGAAGAAATAGCATTCTTAGAAGGTGATTCTAAAAGCGTAGAAAATCTTGTAAAACAAGAAATGGATAAGCCTTTAAAACATTTTGAAAAAGAATTAACCAGTATTCGTACAGGCAGAGCTTCAACAAAACTGATCGAAGATCTTAAAGTTGAAAGCTATGGTCAATATATGTCTCTCAAAGATATTGCAACTCTTGCTGCGCCAGACAGCAGGTTGCTGACAATCCAACCATGGGATTCAAGTAATATGAGTGCTATTGAAAAAGCACTGTCAGCTTCAGACCTTGGCGTACAACCAGCCAACGATGGCAGCATCATTCGCATTCAATTGCCTCAAATGAGCTCAGCTCGTCGCGATGAGTTGGTCAAACTTTTGGGCAAAAAGACCGAGGAATGCCGTATTGGTATTAGAAACGTACGCAAAGACTTTCATAACGAAATTCGTGATGCAGAAAAGAAAAAAATCATTTCTGAAGACTTTGCAAAAAGATTAAGCACTCTTTTACAAAAAATCACCGATGATTTTATTGGTAAAACCGATGCTACTCACGATAAAAAAGCAGCAGAACTAAAGAGTTTATAA
- the pyrH gene encoding UMP kinase yields MKKVLIKISGQLFDHDGASFNKEFAKSFCAQLVELQKTMQCGIVIGGGNFFRGHQHGQQLELPRSTADTVGMLATMMNGVILHNFLRNAGIDALLLSAVYAPQVAPIISQEAIDQALRKNQCIIFAGGTGNPFVSTDTNAIIRALQINADQVWKATTVDAVYDADPKKNPTAKAYKHLSYQEVISKQLNVMDGAAIALAQEHKIVIRVFDVFAPNALLQAAHNQTIGSTIS; encoded by the coding sequence ATGAAAAAAGTTTTGATCAAAATTAGTGGACAACTTTTTGATCACGATGGCGCATCGTTCAACAAAGAATTTGCTAAAAGCTTTTGTGCTCAACTCGTAGAATTACAAAAAACTATGCAGTGTGGCATCGTTATTGGCGGCGGCAACTTTTTTCGTGGTCATCAACATGGTCAACAACTGGAGCTTCCACGTAGCACAGCCGATACCGTTGGCATGCTGGCAACCATGATGAACGGCGTTATTTTGCATAATTTTTTACGCAACGCAGGTATTGATGCACTTCTTTTAAGCGCTGTTTATGCCCCACAAGTTGCGCCAATTATTTCACAAGAAGCTATTGATCAGGCATTGCGCAAGAATCAATGCATTATTTTTGCAGGTGGTACGGGAAATCCGTTTGTTTCAACGGATACCAATGCCATTATTCGCGCGCTCCAAATCAATGCAGACCAGGTATGGAAAGCAACAACGGTAGATGCCGTTTATGATGCTGACCCTAAAAAAAATCCTACTGCTAAAGCTTACAAGCACCTCAGTTATCAAGAAGTTATCAGCAAACAACTTAATGTTATGGACGGTGCTGCAATTGCTTTGGCTCAAGAACATAAAATCGTTATTCGTGTTTTTGATGTTTTTGCACCAAACGCTTTGTTACAAGCAGCACACAACCAAACAATTGGTAGTACAATTAGTTAA
- the tsf gene encoding translation elongation factor Ts has translation MTKSHMDLVKELREKTQVSLMDCRKALEEAQGDIEKAIEFLRKKGASVAAKRAENATDNGRIEAYVNEDFKHGSLVEVACETDFSANTNEMKEFAIHAAKLATQDSCSDVAQLLANHQELSNHHNDILAKIAENIKIGAIKNFSVEKFGVVNAYIHPGSTVGALIELETENDSSAHVEELKQLARDICMHIAVFKPLCIAPENLDQSLVEKERDIVKEQVAGSNKPANIIEKMIAGKLSKYYQDVCLTQQKFIKNEDVTVERQLAEVGNKIKNSIKIKRFARFMVGKK, from the coding sequence ATGACAAAATCACACATGGATTTAGTCAAAGAATTACGCGAAAAAACGCAAGTAAGCTTAATGGATTGCAGAAAAGCCCTTGAAGAAGCACAAGGCGATATAGAAAAAGCTATAGAATTTCTCCGCAAAAAAGGTGCCTCCGTTGCAGCAAAACGTGCAGAAAATGCTACTGACAACGGCCGTATCGAAGCTTACGTTAACGAAGACTTTAAGCATGGATCTTTGGTTGAAGTTGCATGTGAGACAGATTTTTCAGCAAATACTAACGAAATGAAAGAATTTGCTATTCACGCTGCAAAACTTGCCACACAAGACAGCTGCTCAGATGTTGCACAACTTCTCGCAAATCATCAAGAACTAAGCAACCACCATAATGATATTTTAGCAAAAATTGCTGAAAACATTAAAATCGGCGCCATCAAAAATTTTTCAGTAGAAAAGTTTGGTGTTGTTAATGCGTATATCCATCCTGGCTCAACCGTTGGGGCTTTAATAGAACTTGAAACAGAAAACGATAGCAGTGCACACGTAGAAGAATTAAAACAACTTGCTCGCGATATTTGTATGCACATTGCTGTATTCAAGCCACTGTGTATTGCTCCTGAAAACCTTGACCAAAGCTTGGTTGAAAAAGAACGCGACATTGTTAAAGAACAAGTTGCAGGCAGCAACAAACCAGCCAATATTATTGAAAAAATGATTGCTGGCAAATTAAGCAAGTACTACCAAGATGTATGTTTGACTCAACAAAAATTTATTAAAAATGAAGATGTAACCGTTGAGCGTCAATTAGCTGAAGTTGGCAACAAGATCAAAAACAGTATTAAAATTAAACGATTTGCACGCTTTATGGTTGGAAAAAAATAA
- the rpmF gene encoding 50S ribosomal protein L32 — protein sequence MPVPKRKQSRSRRNSRSANKGLHPSIPASCVTCQFPVAMHQVCKECGYYKGVKVLRTKGERMFERGKAREGQMAYARAEGALAADAAPESK from the coding sequence ATGCCAGTTCCTAAACGTAAACAGTCCCGATCAAGACGCAATAGCCGTTCAGCAAACAAAGGTTTACATCCAAGTATTCCAGCCAGCTGTGTTACCTGTCAGTTCCCCGTTGCTATGCACCAAGTGTGCAAAGAGTGTGGTTACTACAAGGGCGTAAAAGTATTGCGCACCAAAGGTGAACGTATGTTCGAACGCGGAAAAGCACGAGAAGGCCAAATGGCTTATGCTCGCGCAGAAGGCGCTTTAGCAGCAGATGCGGCACCAGAATCTAAATAA
- the plsX gene encoding phosphate acyltransferase PlsX — MIAIDAMGGDNAPQVVIAGALNAAKDKVPVALFGPHALIKSQLDQLDSTWPSYPITVIDAPEEIGMAENPVLAVRKKTHSSLVQAVQSVKNKQCTGVISAGNSGAFMVAASLILGRSENVERPAILGLLPGLYGHVVGLDLGANTECRPQHLYQFAHVGADYAQQVLGIANPRVGLLANGEEDEKGSVLTKETFSMLKQSDLNFVGNVEPYQIVKNKTDVVVCDGFSGNVLMKTMESVHQLLATYGKSELAKLKNEPGKQDIVSWGEHFLHDIENKFTSKVFGGAVLAGVNGRVIVCHGAANAYDITQAIKQAAARPVERK, encoded by the coding sequence ATGATAGCTATTGATGCTATGGGTGGTGATAATGCCCCTCAGGTTGTTATTGCGGGAGCGCTTAATGCAGCAAAAGATAAGGTGCCAGTCGCGCTTTTTGGCCCCCATGCACTGATAAAAAGCCAGTTGGATCAGCTTGATTCTACGTGGCCAAGCTATCCTATCACTGTTATCGATGCGCCTGAAGAAATCGGCATGGCTGAAAATCCTGTCCTTGCCGTCAGAAAAAAAACGCACTCTTCGCTTGTTCAAGCAGTGCAGAGCGTTAAAAATAAACAGTGTACTGGTGTTATTTCGGCCGGCAATTCTGGGGCTTTTATGGTTGCTGCCTCGTTGATTCTTGGTCGAAGCGAAAATGTTGAGCGTCCGGCAATTTTGGGCCTCCTTCCTGGCTTATATGGTCATGTGGTGGGGCTTGACTTAGGTGCTAACACCGAATGTCGTCCGCAGCATTTATATCAATTTGCTCACGTGGGTGCTGATTATGCCCAACAGGTTCTTGGTATTGCTAACCCGCGGGTTGGGCTTTTGGCCAATGGGGAAGAGGATGAAAAAGGCTCGGTGCTGACAAAAGAAACATTTAGCATGCTCAAGCAGTCTGACCTCAATTTCGTGGGCAACGTTGAGCCGTATCAAATTGTAAAAAACAAAACAGATGTTGTTGTCTGCGATGGTTTTTCAGGAAATGTGCTGATGAAGACCATGGAGTCGGTGCATCAGTTGCTCGCTACGTATGGAAAAAGCGAGTTGGCAAAATTAAAAAACGAACCCGGCAAGCAGGATATAGTGAGCTGGGGCGAGCATTTTTTGCATGACATTGAAAATAAATTTACCAGCAAAGTCTTTGGTGGGGCCGTATTAGCCGGCGTTAATGGCCGGGTAATTGTCTGCCATGGGGCTGCTAATGCCTACGATATCACTCAAGCGATTAAGCAGGCGGCAGCGCGGCCTGTTGAAAGAAAATGA
- a CDS encoding glutamate--tRNA ligase: MNTKQPVRVRFAPSPTGHLHIGGVRTALFNWLFARHNEGTYLLRIEDTDVQRSTKEYLDSQLASLKWLGLLPDEEMVFQRDRSPEHVKQAYELMERGLAYPCFCEPRDMDEVVQAHEQGIVNKYAGVCRDNIFSHNDLKKPHAIRYKLPDVGKEITFDDIIRGKISVSTETLDDFILVRRDGLPMYNFCVVVDDIFMRITHIIRGEDHISNTIKQVLLYQALGSQTPAFAHLPLILGKSGGKLSKRDAAVSVEHYREQGFLGDALCNYLVRLGWSHGDQELFTRDELVEKFTLEAVGKKGSIFDMKKLEWLNAMYMRQASFSNIMQALEDMNPATVTQLQVTWSAQQLEALVRLYGQRAITLVQLYNDIMSFAHDPQQLDVALIAKWQTPNTILMLQEFLASLQSVECTHAALLEVAQKIADKYQEKLVGVAQALRLALTGSIQSPGVFDLIEVIGNQRAGIRIAALLAVL; the protein is encoded by the coding sequence ATGAATACAAAACAGCCGGTGCGCGTACGTTTTGCACCATCTCCAACAGGACATTTACATATTGGCGGCGTTCGTACTGCTCTTTTTAACTGGCTGTTTGCGCGGCATAACGAGGGCACTTACCTTCTGCGTATTGAAGATACAGACGTGCAACGTTCAACGAAAGAATACCTTGATTCGCAGCTCGCATCTTTGAAATGGTTAGGACTTTTGCCAGACGAAGAAATGGTCTTTCAGCGCGATCGTTCACCTGAGCACGTAAAACAGGCGTATGAGCTCATGGAGCGCGGCTTAGCGTATCCATGTTTTTGTGAGCCACGCGATATGGACGAAGTGGTTCAAGCGCACGAGCAGGGCATTGTTAATAAATACGCCGGCGTATGTCGTGATAATATATTTTCGCACAATGATTTAAAAAAGCCGCATGCAATAAGATATAAACTGCCAGATGTTGGCAAAGAAATTACGTTTGACGATATCATTAGAGGCAAGATTAGTGTTTCAACCGAAACGCTTGACGACTTTATCCTTGTCCGACGTGATGGTTTGCCGATGTATAATTTTTGTGTTGTTGTTGATGATATTTTTATGCGCATAACGCACATTATTCGTGGTGAAGATCATATTTCCAACACCATCAAGCAAGTGTTGTTATACCAAGCGCTTGGCAGCCAAACGCCGGCATTTGCTCATTTGCCGCTGATTTTAGGGAAATCTGGTGGCAAGTTAAGTAAGCGCGATGCAGCAGTTTCGGTAGAACATTATCGCGAGCAAGGATTTTTAGGTGATGCGTTATGCAATTACCTTGTACGTCTTGGTTGGTCGCATGGCGATCAGGAATTGTTTACGCGTGACGAGCTGGTTGAAAAATTTACGCTTGAAGCAGTGGGCAAAAAAGGCTCAATCTTTGACATGAAAAAACTTGAATGGTTAAACGCGATGTATATGCGCCAAGCATCATTTAGTAACATTATGCAAGCACTAGAAGATATGAATCCGGCAACGGTAACCCAGCTACAGGTTACCTGGTCGGCACAACAGCTTGAAGCATTAGTGCGTTTGTATGGACAGCGCGCGATTACCCTTGTGCAGCTTTATAATGATATCATGAGCTTTGCGCATGATCCGCAGCAACTCGATGTTGCGTTGATTGCAAAATGGCAAACACCAAACACCATATTGATGTTGCAAGAGTTTTTAGCGTCGTTGCAATCAGTAGAATGTACGCATGCAGCATTACTTGAAGTAGCACAAAAAATAGCAGATAAGTATCAAGAAAAATTAGTGGGCGTAGCGCAGGCGCTGCGCCTCGCTCTAACAGGATCAATACAAAGCCCAGGGGTTTTTGATTTGATCGAAGTTATCGGTAATCAACGCGCTGGTATAAGAATTGCAGCATTGCTAGCAGTTTTGTAA
- the fabD gene encoding ACP S-malonyltransferase, protein MKKIGMLFPGQGSQELGMGKEFYDKERIVQELFEEASNCLDNNLVRLCFASSERELRETVNAQTAIFLVSAAIAALLKEKYGVQPDIVAGHSSGQYAALFAAGGLSFPDALYLLKKRALFMEEATLMARGTMIAVIGLSHDALTEICAKHDMPGSLEHVAQVVNYNSSNQLVVSGIVETLEKVIEDVRVAGGKIIELDVSGAFHSRLMNDAAEKFAQYMVKVDFKDLPIPLVSNLDARPLVSKEDLHESLQKHMHSPVLWWPSMQHLQDCDVIVVVGPGTIFAKMLRREWPDKEIISINSQADIERLLQVLGKEVEKHVHGNDCNPEYCAQDELVLAEPVVEANQEQPALESIEASDTKLTD, encoded by the coding sequence ATGAAAAAAATAGGGATGCTTTTTCCCGGCCAGGGTTCGCAAGAGCTGGGCATGGGCAAAGAGTTTTATGATAAAGAACGCATTGTTCAAGAGTTGTTTGAAGAAGCGTCAAATTGTTTAGATAACAATCTGGTACGCTTATGTTTTGCATCATCTGAACGCGAATTGCGTGAGACGGTCAATGCTCAAACCGCTATTTTTTTAGTAAGTGCGGCAATTGCTGCGTTACTTAAAGAAAAATATGGTGTCCAGCCAGACATCGTTGCTGGCCATAGTTCTGGTCAGTATGCAGCACTTTTTGCGGCTGGTGGCCTATCATTTCCCGATGCTTTATATCTCTTAAAAAAACGTGCATTATTTATGGAAGAAGCGACTTTGATGGCGCGCGGAACCATGATTGCCGTGATTGGTTTATCGCATGATGCTTTGACAGAAATTTGTGCAAAGCACGATATGCCAGGCAGTCTTGAGCATGTTGCCCAAGTGGTAAATTACAACAGCAGTAACCAATTGGTCGTTTCCGGAATCGTTGAAACGCTTGAAAAAGTTATTGAAGACGTGCGCGTTGCTGGTGGCAAAATTATCGAACTTGATGTTTCCGGGGCTTTTCACTCCCGCCTTATGAATGATGCTGCCGAAAAATTTGCGCAGTACATGGTCAAAGTTGACTTTAAAGATTTACCAATTCCTTTAGTTTCAAATCTCGACGCTCGTCCTCTCGTCTCTAAAGAAGATCTTCATGAATCATTGCAAAAGCACATGCATAGTCCCGTTTTGTGGTGGCCGAGCATGCAGCATTTGCAAGATTGCGATGTTATAGTTGTAGTTGGACCCGGCACTATTTTTGCCAAAATGTTACGTCGTGAATGGCCAGACAAAGAGATTATTTCAATCAACAGTCAGGCAGATATTGAACGTTTACTCCAAGTGCTGGGCAAAGAAGTTGAAAAGCATGTGCACGGGAACGATTGTAATCCTGAGTACTGCGCGCAAGACGAGCTTGTTTTGGCAGAGCCAGTGGTAGAAGCTAATCAAGAGCAACCGGCGTTAGAATCAATAGAAGCTTCTGACACCAAATTGACCGACTAG
- a CDS encoding cation-translocating P-type ATPase, with protein MKNHKNAAASFITFNVAYGAYIIILCALFGLTLAYPVQINTAAMYSLLFFALVPIALDALKDLYNKKITTELFLILATGVALTAREEQAITVVLIIMHLAKYAEEFIEEKTGRAIESLVRLVSTKVTAVVNGHEQLLETHQIQPSMRLIIKTGEQIPVDGIIVDGQASINESFLTGESTPLEKGIKDPVFAGTFVQGGSVVVLVHKVGSETHFGKISRLLEQAEKEKAAIVSVSNRAALVVVQVLIVFIGAVWLWTGNLSLVATLLVFGSPIELTLITPLAILSATAAAFRSGILIKGGLALEHFSDVDTLIFDKTGTLTIGQPEVVSIESLNQAYSENDILKIAAMMEKRSGHVLAKAILQRAAEKNMEIPDPERYESVTGHGIEVEYDGKHYVLGSEHFIEAPEHANIQIPASLHEVENSSYTFFYLCCDNQLCGRIGVADSIRPEAKSTIDQLKKLGIKEVMLLSGDRLEVAQHVAAQLGIQKVFAEVDPDEKLGIIKDLQKQGHKVAMIGDGINDAPALVQADVGIAMGAMGMEPAIEAADIVLMANNIQGVVFVYALSQKVFRLIMQNIFIGFGAVHLFGIILALFNLVTPIEAALFHAVSDLLVLVNSARLIRFKLD; from the coding sequence ATGAAAAATCATAAAAATGCTGCGGCATCGTTTATTACGTTTAATGTTGCATATGGCGCTTACATAATCATTTTATGTGCTCTGTTCGGGCTGACATTAGCTTATCCTGTGCAGATTAATACTGCGGCCATGTATAGCCTTCTTTTTTTTGCGTTAGTTCCCATCGCTCTTGATGCTCTCAAAGATTTATATAACAAAAAAATTACAACCGAATTGTTTCTGATTTTGGCAACCGGTGTTGCGTTGACAGCGCGTGAAGAACAGGCAATAACGGTAGTGCTGATTATTATGCATCTGGCAAAATATGCGGAAGAATTCATTGAAGAAAAAACGGGCAGGGCGATTGAAAGTCTTGTTCGACTTGTTTCAACAAAAGTAACCGCGGTGGTTAATGGCCATGAGCAGCTTCTTGAAACGCATCAAATTCAGCCAAGCATGCGCTTAATCATAAAAACCGGTGAGCAAATTCCGGTTGATGGTATTATTGTTGATGGTCAAGCCAGTATCAACGAGTCCTTTTTGACGGGCGAAAGTACGCCGCTTGAAAAAGGTATCAAAGACCCGGTATTTGCGGGGACCTTTGTACAAGGTGGTAGTGTGGTGGTACTGGTTCATAAAGTAGGTTCAGAAACTCATTTTGGAAAAATTAGTCGTTTGCTTGAGCAAGCAGAAAAAGAAAAAGCAGCGATTGTTTCGGTATCAAATCGTGCGGCATTAGTGGTGGTACAAGTTTTGATTGTTTTTATTGGTGCTGTGTGGTTGTGGACGGGCAACTTATCGTTGGTTGCTACGCTGCTTGTTTTTGGTTCTCCGATTGAGTTAACATTGATTACGCCGCTTGCCATTTTGTCAGCAACTGCAGCTGCTTTTCGTTCAGGAATTTTGATTAAAGGTGGTCTTGCACTCGAACATTTTTCTGATGTTGATACGCTGATTTTTGATAAGACCGGCACGTTGACAATCGGTCAACCTGAAGTCGTTTCGATAGAATCACTTAATCAAGCTTATTCAGAAAATGATATTTTAAAAATAGCGGCGATGATGGAAAAGCGTTCTGGGCATGTTCTAGCCAAAGCAATCTTGCAGCGAGCAGCAGAAAAGAATATGGAAATTCCAGACCCAGAACGTTATGAATCGGTAACGGGTCATGGTATTGAAGTTGAATATGACGGCAAACACTATGTACTGGGCAGTGAACATTTTATTGAAGCACCCGAGCATGCTAATATTCAGATTCCAGCATCATTGCACGAAGTTGAAAACTCTAGTTATACTTTTTTTTATTTGTGTTGCGATAATCAGTTGTGTGGTCGAATTGGTGTGGCAGATTCGATTCGCCCTGAGGCAAAAAGTACTATTGATCAACTTAAGAAATTGGGTATAAAAGAAGTGATGTTGTTGAGTGGAGATCGTCTTGAAGTGGCCCAGCACGTTGCTGCGCAGCTTGGCATACAAAAAGTATTTGCGGAAGTTGATCCTGATGAAAAATTAGGAATCATTAAAGATTTGCAAAAGCAAGGTCATAAAGTTGCTATGATTGGCGATGGTATTAACGATGCGCCAGCGCTTGTGCAAGCTGATGTTGGCATTGCGATGGGAGCCATGGGTATGGAACCTGCAATAGAAGCGGCAGATATTGTGTTGATGGCAAATAATATCCAGGGCGTTGTTTTTGTGTATGCACTTTCTCAAAAAGTTTTTCGTTTGATTATGCAAAATATTTTTATTGGTTTTGGTGCGGTCCATCTTTTTGGTATCATTCTTGCATTGTTCAACCTGGTAACGCCGATTGAAGCGGCGTTGTTTCATGCTGTTTCAGACCTGTTGGTTTTGGTTAACTCAGCACGGCTTATTAGATTTAAACTTGACTGA
- the fabG gene encoding 3-oxoacyl-ACP reductase FabG — protein MYCLVTGGAQGIGRAIVKLFLQRGDRVVVLDCLDEKTETVQSLKAEGVEYVMCDIASAASVQQAFAQIDQQKIRLDVLVNNAGIARDALAVRMREADWDAVLDVNLKGAFLCAQQALKRMMVSSVSDGGQRLPSYIINMSSVVALTGNAGQVAYAASKAGLIALTKSLAQEYANRGILVNAIAPGFIETPMTQRLSEEIKHKIFEQIPLKRFGTVDDVAQMVLFLTSGKADYVTGQVLSVNGGMY, from the coding sequence ATGTATTGCCTGGTAACCGGTGGGGCGCAGGGTATTGGCCGCGCCATCGTAAAACTTTTTTTGCAGCGCGGCGATCGCGTTGTGGTACTCGATTGCCTTGATGAAAAAACAGAAACAGTGCAATCATTAAAAGCTGAAGGCGTTGAATATGTTATGTGCGATATTGCTTCCGCTGCATCTGTTCAGCAGGCTTTTGCACAGATCGATCAACAAAAAATACGCCTTGATGTTTTGGTTAATAATGCCGGCATAGCGCGCGATGCATTGGCTGTTCGCATGCGTGAGGCAGACTGGGATGCTGTGCTCGATGTTAATCTCAAAGGGGCTTTTTTATGTGCTCAGCAAGCTCTCAAGCGCATGATGGTTTCTTCTGTTTCTGATGGTGGGCAACGTCTGCCTTCGTACATTATCAACATGAGTTCAGTGGTAGCATTGACCGGAAACGCTGGCCAAGTGGCGTATGCGGCGAGTAAGGCTGGCTTGATTGCGTTGACCAAATCGTTGGCGCAGGAATATGCCAATCGTGGTATTTTAGTTAATGCGATAGCGCCTGGCTTTATTGAAACGCCAATGACGCAGCGGCTTTCTGAAGAAATAAAGCATAAAATTTTTGAACAGATTCCGCTTAAGCGGTTTGGTACGGTTGATGATGTAGCGCAGATGGTTTTATTTTTGACCTCTGGCAAGGCTGATTATGTTACTGGGCAGGTGTTAAGCGTTAATGGCGGTATGTATTAG
- the acpP gene encoding acyl carrier protein — protein sequence MAFSREDTLQKIQLIIADKLSMPQENIKPEATFKDLGADSLDIVEIIMSFEETFGVEIKDEDAEQIKTIAQAVDLIHNARTK from the coding sequence ATGGCTTTTTCACGCGAAGATACTTTACAAAAGATACAACTTATCATTGCCGACAAACTCAGCATGCCACAAGAAAATATTAAACCAGAAGCTACATTTAAAGATCTTGGCGCCGATTCATTGGACATTGTTGAAATTATCATGAGCTTTGAAGAAACCTTTGGCGTTGAAATTAAAGACGAAGATGCTGAACAAATTAAAACAATTGCACAAGCGGTTGATTTAATTCATAACGCTCGTACCAAATAA
- the fabF gene encoding beta-ketoacyl-ACP synthase II, producing the protein MQHAQKYEVVVTGLGLVTPVGNDVATSWYALTNGISGIEAYQPPVDAPAYQHNVAGMPIGLVKNINNQLDALLPAKLRARSERFTHLALLASGQAMADAGFDTQIPHERESFGVYVGVGIGGLGTVQEASLGYAQKGDNGVSPLVIPKAINNIAASWVAMQYNLQGPMLALTNACASGADAIGFAFRAVRDGYANIMLAGGAEGCANPLAMTAFDNMRALTRWSGSPQSASRPFDAQRAGFVMGEGAGMLVLERKEHAVARGAKIYAEIVGYGSQADAYHLTAMHPEGRGAVQAIRHALRDANLAPEQIDYINAHGTGTLMNDMVETQALQQVFGPHVDPATPGHALVSSTKSMTGHMIAAAGGVEAGICVLALEHQLVPPTINLDNPDPACSLDYVPHVAREKCVRYALSNSFGFGGGNAVLVFKK; encoded by the coding sequence ATGCAACACGCACAGAAATATGAAGTGGTGGTTACCGGCCTCGGGCTGGTAACGCCCGTCGGCAACGATGTGGCCACATCGTGGTATGCGCTGACCAACGGCATTTCAGGAATAGAAGCTTATCAGCCGCCAGTCGATGCGCCAGCGTATCAGCACAATGTTGCTGGCATGCCAATCGGTTTAGTAAAAAATATCAATAATCAGCTTGATGCCTTGCTACCAGCCAAGCTACGGGCTCGCAGTGAGCGTTTTACGCATTTAGCATTACTTGCCAGCGGCCAGGCCATGGCCGATGCCGGCTTTGATACGCAGATTCCGCATGAACGCGAAAGCTTTGGCGTGTACGTTGGCGTGGGGATTGGTGGCTTGGGCACCGTGCAAGAAGCATCTCTTGGCTATGCCCAAAAAGGTGACAATGGCGTATCGCCGCTCGTGATTCCCAAAGCAATTAACAACATTGCCGCTTCGTGGGTAGCCATGCAGTACAACCTGCAAGGGCCTATGCTCGCCCTGACCAATGCCTGTGCTTCAGGAGCAGACGCCATTGGTTTTGCCTTTCGGGCCGTGCGAGATGGCTATGCAAACATTATGCTGGCGGGTGGGGCGGAAGGCTGTGCCAATCCGTTGGCCATGACCGCTTTTGACAATATGCGGGCGTTAACGCGTTGGTCGGGCAGCCCTCAGAGCGCCAGCCGGCCGTTTGATGCCCAGCGAGCAGGTTTTGTGATGGGCGAAGGAGCCGGGATGCTGGTTCTTGAGCGCAAAGAGCATGCCGTTGCTCGAGGCGCCAAAATATATGCCGAGATTGTCGGATATGGTTCTCAGGCAGATGCTTACCATCTGACGGCCATGCACCCAGAAGGGCGCGGTGCTGTCCAAGCAATCAGGCATGCGCTGCGCGATGCCAACCTAGCGCCAGAACAAATTGATTATATTAATGCTCATGGCACCGGAACGCTTATGAACGATATGGTGGAAACGCAAGCATTACAACAAGTTTTTGGGCCGCATGTCGACCCGGCAACGCCTGGCCACGCGCTCGTGAGCTCAACAAAGTCCATGACTGGCCACATGATTGCGGCCGCCGGTGGTGTTGAAGCAGGCATTTGCGTGCTGGCACTTGAACATCAGCTGGTGCCGCCAACCATCAACCTGGACAACCCAGACCCAGCCTGTTCGCTTGATTACGTGCCGCACGTGGCGCGTGAAAAGTGCGTGCGGTATGCGCTGTCGAATTCGTTTGGGTTTGGTGGTGGGAATGCGGTTTTGGTTTTTAAGAAATAA
- a CDS encoding GIY-YIG nuclease family protein, whose amino-acid sequence MLPFYVYILKCSDGSYYTGHTDDIEKRISEHRFGLTKGYTSTRLPIEVVFVQDFVTRDEALAAERKIKGWTRRKKEALIARDWDELIRLSNEKKAKIKHS is encoded by the coding sequence ATGCTTCCATTTTATGTTTACATCCTCAAATGTAGCGACGGATCTTACTACACCGGCCATACAGATGATATTGAAAAAAGAATTTCCGAACATCGTTTTGGCCTAACCAAAGGTTATACCAGCACTCGCTTGCCAATCGAGGTTGTTTTTGTACAAGACTTTGTTACGCGCGATGAAGCTCTTGCTGCGGAACGAAAAATCAAAGGCTGGACCAGAAGGAAAAAAGAAGCTTTAATTGCCCGGGATTGGGATGAGCTCATAAGGCTCTCAAACGAGAAAAAAGCCAAAATCAAGCACTCATAA